GTAATATTGGAAAACCATGTTTGATTATTGCCAAAACAAATCCATATAGTTACCTTTCAGGTAGAGTATGTTTACCTAAAAATGAACGCACAAGGAAAGACTTACctttaaagcaagtttcttgAGCTTATTCATAGCCCTGAACTGCTTCATTCTAGAGAGAACTGCACTATCTATCGGCTTGTCAGATGCTTGTCCCTTAATCCAGGGGTGCTCTTCACAAACAACCATAAAAGATGTTCAAGTAAGTTTTAGCAGAAAACACAACTATTTAGTTGGTTTTGAGTGTTATGCTCCTGAATGGGAAATCCACAAACTTCAGCTACAGATGGAAAGAGGAGGGCATATTACCAAGTACTTGAGCAGAAGTAATTCTCCTTTTTGGATCCTTCGTCAGCATTTTTCGAACAAGGTCTTTGGCACTATTTGATATGGAAGGCCAAGGCTGGCTGTCAAAATCAACTTCTTCTTTCAGTATAGCATCAAATATgcccttttcattttctgcagGAAATTCCAGAAAACACTTAAGAGGAAAATTGATATGAGAAACATTATCATCTTACAATCTAGGTCTTACCAGCCCAAAATGGAGGTACACCACTGAGGAGGATGTACAGAATAACACCAGCACTCCATACATCTATTTCCTTCCCGTAACTTCTCCGCAACACTTCAGGAGCAACATAGTATGCACTACCAACTATATCACGGTATACCTTTCCTGAATTCATTCAATGACAATACATTTAATTCTAATGCAGAACATAACATCAGATGTATACAGAACTGAAACAGAAAATTTGGTAGTAGAAATTAGAGCAAGTTAGGTGCAAGCATGCATATCAATAATGTATTGgaagtgagagagagaaaaggagaagaaaaatgattgGAGAGATAGTATCATATATTGCATTTTACAAATTAAGTTGGTTATCGTAGAAAGTAGTATCATATACTAACACGAGAAGGACTTAAACAGATCAGATGAATGATCAATTGATTAGAATTCGCacaattaaagaagaaaaattttcattcagaaAACTATAGGATTTGATCTTATATAACTGGAAATACCAGAATCATGGAAGATAATCACCTTCTTCAATGAAGACAGAGAGCCCAAAATCAGTTGCTTTCAACATTGCCTTTTCATCCTTACGCGACAGCAAGAAATTCTCAGGCTTGAGATCCCTATGCATCACCCCCATAAAATGGCAATGGTGAACCACATTCACAATCTGCCTACAAAGATCAGCAGCAGCTTTCTCAGAATAATGACCCTGAGCAATAATCCTATCAAACAGTTCCCCCCCGCCACAAAGCTCCATTACTAGATGAACAGAGTTCCTATCCTCAAAAGCACCCTTGAATTCCACTATATTTGGCTGCCCACTTAAGTGCTGCATTATATGAACCTCCCTCTTCATATCCTCCTTATCATTCTTACTCACAAGTTTCCTCTTCAATATGGACTTGCAGGCATACTGTTGCCCAGTGGCAATCTCAGTACAAGAGTAAGTCACCCCAAACTGGCCCCTCCCCAATTCTTTCCCAATTGTGTATTTGGACTTGACATCCTCAAATGGCTTTCCCAGAATATTATTGTGCTCTAATTTCTGAACAGCGTTCTGGGGTTGCGGAGCAGGTCCGTGAGGAGCTGGAATTGGCGGGTGGGGCTGAGTTGGTGGTGTGGGGTGGTGGTGCCTTTCAGGCTGAGGTGTATATTGAGTTGATGGTTTCTGGTATTGGTGACTTTGTTGATACCCTGTGTTGCCTGCTCCTCCCGATCTATAACCATTAATATCTCGGGTGGAAGGCTCGTTCTTGCTGCAACACCCACCCATTCTTTCTAATTTCTCGGCAAGCAAATGAGATCAAGATTGCAACTTGACGAGTGGAGAGAACTGAAAACTTGTGTATCTTCTCagtgaaaagaaaagggtttAATTATGAGAAATCTAGGAGGAAGATTCCAACTCCGCGCTTCACGTGG
This genomic window from Sesamum indicum cultivar Zhongzhi No. 13 linkage group LG12, S_indicum_v1.0, whole genome shotgun sequence contains:
- the LOC105175346 gene encoding calcium-dependent protein kinase; translated protein: MGGCCSKNEPSTRDINGYRSGGAGNTGYQQSHQYQKPSTQYTPQPERHHHPTPPTQPHPPIPAPHGPAPQPQNAVQKLEHNNILGKPFEDVKSKYTIGKELGRGQFGVTYSCTEIATGQQYACKSILKRKLVSKNDKEDMKREVHIMQHLSGQPNIVEFKGAFEDRNSVHLVMELCGGGELFDRIIAQGHYSEKAAADLCRQIVNVVHHCHFMGVMHRDLKPENFLLSRKDEKAMLKATDFGLSVFIEEGKVYRDIVGSAYYVAPEVLRRSYGKEIDVWSAGVILYILLSGVPPFWAENEKGIFDAILKEEVDFDSQPWPSISNSAKDLVRKMLTKDPKRRITSAQVLEHPWIKGQASDKPIDSAVLSRMKQFRAMNKLKKLALKVIAQSLSEEEIKGLKAMFTNIDTDRSGTITYEELKSGLARLGSKLSEAEVKQLMEAADVDGNGTIDYIEFITATMHRHKLERDEHLFKAFQFFDKDSSGYITRDELETAMKEYGMGDEATIKEIISEVDTDNDGRINYEEFCAMMRSGTQQQVKLF